From the Glycine max cultivar Williams 82 chromosome 11, Glycine_max_v4.0, whole genome shotgun sequence genome, the window atttatgtattctaCTCAATCAACTGAGCTAAAATTAGTATTAGTGATCATAGTTTTAACCCttctaatataaattaatgtttgtGAGGAAATTGTACCGAATGTATAGGCGTGCGTCACTAGAACTGTTGTTTTGCTATGTATAAATGTCATCTGCTATGTATATAAGACAATCAATCCAATTAGTGCATGCGTGGCATATATTAAGGGTGTTTAGAATGAAGACATATGTAGTTGGTATGCTTTTAtttgcctttttttgttttggttggtGAGTAAGACttctttagtttttattattacatgCTTCAATTTTGTTCTTCGATAAAGCAATGCACTTGTTTGTATTCAATTCCTCCATCCAGAATTccagataacaaaaaaaattgtgtgcATCACGATCTAAAACGCTTCcgcctcttcttcttctttgtttgcagaggaaaaagaaaattactgGGCGGCAAAAGAGAGAGGAACTTGAAAaggaggtatatatatatattgatacgcACTGCACATTTTGATAGCAAATTCTAATTACCATGTAGAATGAAACATCTAAAATTCAATTGCTGCATGCTCGTTTCAATGAGTGATGATTCAATTCATAGATGATATTTAACCATACATTGATAAGAaaaattagttttgtttttgacATGGAAAATAgttgagtttttttctttttacatgaaACAAAACCAGCGGTGCGTGCATTTAAGGATGTCACTACTAATTACGATTTGCGCCAGAATTAGCGAACTCTTGATCATTTACCTATCAAGattaattaacttattatgtATCATTTAACGTCACCCATAACCAAAAATTATGAAGTACAATATTCTTTTAATCATCGTAGAGCATGCTCTCTATAGATTTTATATATACCATTTCTATAAGATGATTGTCTGAAACTGTAACCAATACTTTTATTAGCCAATCAAGATGGGAGTGAAAAGTGTCGCTCTCCTTTTGAAAAAGCTACCACTGGGTTCATGATTATGTCAGCAATTACTTCTACAAACTTTGGAACTATAGGTTTTCTATTTTTGCCAATGGAGAGTACGAGCGGTGAATGAGAACCATACCCCTCAAAGGCCCAGCCTTAAATGGGAAATTTTGTGCATATTCATATCATAGTTTAGATGTTCAACCGATTTGACAATTAAGTGTATGTATTTAATAGGGACAAAATTGAGAATTGCATATATTCTTTTCACGGATGTGACATTTCCacacttagtgagaaaattacatgattttttttaatgtaatgaaCAGGTCGCTATGCTTCAAAAGTTGTTGGACCAAGAAGAAAAGTTTCATGAGATTTTGGAGATGGTGCATAGTAGACCAAATGGGTCATCGATATCAATTCCCAATTTTCTTCCACCCAAGGTAATCTAATCCTCACCTCGATCACAATTTGCTATAATGTTATTGCCTTCTTTCTCTGGCTAGAGTGATAGATAGCTCTTcattcaaaatttcatttaGGTAAGTACGATGGGCTTATGTGTGTGCTTTGAAAGTATCGAGCTAGGGATATGGGCTCAATATATAGAGCAAGTTTGTCCATTGCATTCAGGAGGgctctctttaaaaaaaaaacttcaacatGTTTCCATATTCCATATTGAGTAGGTCTATCAtctattcagtaaaaaaaaaaaaaaaaaaaagaggtatatCATctgtcaaacaaacaaaaataagtagGTCCATCAAAGTCTATAACTTCACCAACCGAGTTCctaaaatgttataacttgtcTCAATTTAATATTGTGCATCTCATTTAAGGTGTATAGAAGAAGCTATTCATTTAACTCTTCtacaataaattaagaaatgcaTATATTGTTGAGGAGTATTAGCCACACAAtctctaatatattttattattagttaaaatttattaaaaattacaaaattagaaGAAGCATTCATTATAtaagaagttatttttttttaataaatttcaatcaataatagagtttatattaaaaaaatgttaaaaagtgTATGGTTAACATTTCTAATTGatgatttgaattaaatttttcataatacaTAACCTTAATTTAGGAATTAAATCTAGAAGctataaacataaaatatatggaATATATCTAGAATGGTTAAATTGGAATTTTATCAGGTGGCAGTAGTGAATAGTCTTACAAACATGTCTGAAGCAACTTGCAATTTGTGCAGATGAGAGAACTCTTAGGAGAGCTAGTCATGGTTGAGGGTGAGATAGCTAGACTTGAATCCCAAATAAGCGAACTCCAAGCTGATTTGAAACATGAACAAGAAATCACCAAGGAATCAAAGCCTAAAACGTGGAATCAAGGGAACTTGAGCAATTCTAACAATCACTTATCAACTTCTCCGGTTCCAAATCCTAGTCCTATTCGCAGAAATGTTCAAGAAAGGATGGCATTTGAAACCAAGGCGTTGCATTTCATAAGCAAAGCTATAAAGGGCGATTACAATCTCAATGACTTCAGTTATAATGACAAGACAGGTTTTGTTAAGACTTCTGTCGAACCGAAAGAAAGTAAGTTCCAAGAAGATGTGAAATTTCATGAAAAACTTCCAAGAAAAAATGGGATGGTGAAGCCTCCTTCACCTATGCGTGACCCCCGCCATCCATCACCCAAGGTATGCATGCCCATTTTCCCATTCATGCATGTagctttattttccttaattaaaagttttggCCAGATGGCCATAGTGGTATAAATTATTCTATGGTTTATGGTTTAGGATCATCATTCTGTCTGTATTTTTGGTTAATGTTAAGATTCTTAACGTGACAAATAATAAGTTTTTAAGTTACAAGTGTCATATAAAAATTAGTGGAGATCATAGTGaccttaaattatttaataatttcttgttGTGACACCaaagtaaaagggaaaatatataaatctcTTGATGATCTTGTAAACCGTAAAATCAACCTatggttttcaaaataaaattcgtctaaacaaaaaacaatttattccaCTATGATCAGCTCGATTACTTGAATTTGTtggaaatattttgtaaaacactGAATCAATAGATATTTTTGGTTCGAATTTATGATTTCATGTATATTATTATAACTCTACCACTATGTCAATTCTAATGAGTTAAATATCATTTGAATTCTATCGTTATTTCATAAagcaatatttaaatttaaaactaatcaattttgttttttttatcaacaaatattaatttgttaatttcattaaaaatagcaATTGGAGGATTTAAACTTGTAACTTCTAACCAATTTAACTTGGAAGAGATATTGTTGTCAACTGAGTGAATTCGCTAATTTGCAATTACTTTACTATTTTCAGTTTCGGGAACGCAATCCAGAGATGTACTTGGATCTCCCAACTAGATCACTACTTGATCCACTTTTGTCAGAAGAGAATGATCTCAAGTGGCAACCCAACAAGCTATCTGAGAGCATCATGAAgtgtttgaatttcatttatGTGAGACTACTCAGAACATCAAGAGCAATGGAATTGGAGAAATCAGGGCCAATTTCAAGGTCTGTGCACTCTTCCTTAAGCTCAAGAAGCTTCAGGGTGGACATTGGATCAAACCCAAAACCAAGCCTCTTGTTGCAAAAGGAATCAAGGCAGCAAGACCCATATGGTATCTTTAACACAGAAGAGTCCATTCCAAGGGACATTGGTCCTTATAAGAACTTGGTCATATTCACCTCTAGCTCTATGGATCCCAAGTTCATCTCAAGTCCATCCTCTATACCATTACTAAGGAAGTTAAGGTATGGCATGGATGATGTGTACGTTTATGAGAAAAACCAACATTGACAACTTTGTTAAGTTCTACTAGACAAGGAAGTGGTACAAGGACAAGTGACAAAATTCAAagtaacatttttgttttcatgtggTCTACAGGATCTTGATGAGCAATCTTCAAACAGTTGACTTGAAAAGCCTTACAAACCAACAGAAATTAGCATTCTGGATCAATGTGTGCAATGCTTGCATCATGCATGTATAGTAGAAgattcccttttttcttttttaaatttctttattatctttGTTGTAACATCAGATTAAGTGTTGTTTAGGAATTTGATTCACTACCAATCTGATTAATGAGAATTCTAGGACATGGATTAGGAAAATGATTAATGTATTGTTTGTTTCAGGGATTTATCCAATATGGAGTGCCATCTACCCCAGAAAAATTACTTGCATTGATGAACAAGGTACCTTAAAAATCTTGTTATAGATTTTACTTATCCTGTTGTGGCCTCTTGGACTCTGCCCTGATTTGGTGACGAGTGCcgtaattaaaaagaaaagaaaattataatatgattcttttcagaatttaatttttctaatttatgaaaagagaacacatttaattattataatatttttaaacatataatgTTGAATTGGCTTCTGTGCAGGCAACTCTCAACGTAGGAGGCAACATAATAAACGCTCAAGCAATAGAGCATTTCATATTGAGGAAACGAGATATTTCTAATGTGAAAGaggtaaataataaaaacatgatcAGCTagttttttcttgttcttttaaaTACATCAACAACTAagcttttaattttgttattgttgttgttatataTCTCCAAAACAATGTGTCTCGTGCTTTAGGTACAGCGAAAGGGTGAATGGGAGGAGAAAGAATCGTTTGTCCGTGAACTTTATGGACTTGAGTTTAATGATCCTAATGTCACATTTGCTCTGTGTTGTGGAACTCGTTCTTCTCCAGCTGTAAGTCCTTTTGCACAAGAACATATCTATGTATTCCTTCTTTCCCtcataacataaattaaacGACTCTTAACACACTTTCTATTATTGTTAATTGGTTCTATGAGTCGGTTTAATTGTCAGCAGTACTAgagaatatatattaataaagtctGCTACATTTGGTATATATAAGTGAGTTCCTAAAAGTTGTTAGACTAAAAGTCAATTACTATTTATGTGTGTGAAAAAGATATTATTAAGATAGGCAAATTCTCTTCTAGTGATGTCTACTTTCAAAAGAATATTGTCTAACTATAGAATAGGCCAAAAAATATCATTGATGGATATAAAGGAAGGTAGTAAATAGATATGTGTGGGTGACAGAACTTGCATCgctatttaaatttcaattcaaagaGATAGATCTTCTAAAGAATTAGGACTTTTTTTATTcagaataaaatatgaatacatTATATTAgactttataaaaaattatttaatttccaTTCAAAGTTCGTAAAAAAAGTCTTAGAAGATTAAAAAAGATCCATTGAGCGCCCTACTGTTATGTCATAATAGATTTGGcagatttttatatatattgatatctATATTGATATGTACTTAAGTGAGATCGACAGATTACTTGAAATCCGTTTGTTATCGACAAATCGATTGAAAATTAAGGGAATGATGTGCACTTGATGCAGGTGAGGATATACACAGCAGATGGTGTTACAGCTGAATTGGAGAAATCAAAGCTAGACTATCTACAGGCTTCAATTCTGGCAACTAGCACCAAAAGAATAGGATTCCCAGAGCTCCTTCTCAGAAACATGCTTGATTTTTCTGTGGACACAGACTCACTGGTGGAGTGGGTATGCAGCCAGTTACCTACATCTGGGACTCTAAGGAAATCAATGGTGGATTGCTTTAGAAGCCACAGTAATGTGAAGCCTTCTACCATTGTTGAAAAGATACCCTATGACTATGAATTCCAGTATTTGTTAACAATATAAATGTACATTTCTTCTTGCTCTTAATCCCCCATAAAACTTTTTCAGTATACAAAATATAGAAGGGCAGAATTGCCATGGTCCCATGTTGAggtataattattttgttacatAGAATTTAAAGccttattgttattataatatcaATTTGACTTTTTATTCGAACAAAAGTCATATGCTATGAATATTGATCCACTTCTTTTCATGTTGAgaatttctattttctaatatACTGTATACTGTTACTTTAAGACAATTTTGAATAgtgcatatttttaatttaaacattttgtAGCAAATAATACTGACACCTCAGACCTCATGAGGTTCTGTCAAATTACACAAAATACTTcagtttttatatcttttaacaTATCTcccttaattatttgaaaaatattacacaCACATAATTTTACTTACATTACACATATTTTGCTTAGAGTGTGATTGGACAGAAAATTTGaactgaggaaagtaatttattagagaatttaaatttgtttaatctaaaatttattgtttggatttttttatgaagaatttaaatttttagaattttaaaacagaattttaaacaactaaaattatggaattttaattttttttctaaaaggtgagaaattaaaattctcttctTGATGGAAGAACCTTCCAAaatatttgtgtattttttttataaccttCATCATCTCTTCCACGTACAAGTTCCCGAAATCTCGTTATTGAACTCGTGATTCTTCCCTCACGCTCATGATCCTCTTCTTCAAAAAATATTGTCTGAGCTCGCGGAACGTAGATTGGATGCGGGCATAGGGGAATATGTAGAACTGCACATGCCAGTCAGGGGAGTAGCCGTCGCTGCCTATCACGTGGTGGAGGTGCTCACCGGTGTGGAGGGTCTGGGCCATGCCTTGAGCCATTGACCAAATGCTTGGGTATGGTGGTGTATGCCATCGTGTCCCGGTTTTCCTGCGACTACCCATGctacatcaatattttttctttggaagcACACCAACcatgttttttcttctctttgcatttattttttttcaccatcacaattttaaattttttttatccaaacacaaaattttaaaaataaaaaaaaattcaattgaagtattttaaattccctcgttcaaacacactctaaaaaCATTACATAAAAAAGTAtcaatattttatgtaatttgacAAAATCTGAGGAAGTATCAGTATAATTTGCTCAACATTTTAATATAACCCAACTACATGAAAAGTTACGCAATTAGCGAAGTGAAAAGTATTACTTTGATTTACCCAAACACAAAAATGCTATCAATATATTCTTAATCTGTAATACACtatttcatatttcattttaatttaaagaatcaAATATCTAGCACATTTAACAGCCACTTTTGAACCCAACAAAAAATAGATGACAACCCATGGAAAGCACAGAAAGAGGATCAGGATAAAACTTCTTACACTTTTACTAATCTACTATTGTTTCATGTACTTCTCGTTACAttatgaaaaattcatttcagaATATAAATTCTCATCCAGAATGGACTTTCCATAAAGTAATGGGAAGTGCAGAAAACAATAGTGAAGTGCAAGAAGCACCGGCCAGAGGATTATTATGCTAAATACTTGATATATTATATGGTTAATCTATCAAAGCTCATCCTTGGGCCTGGGCTAGATATTCAGATATTATATGTTGATATTGACGGTTGTGGGCAGGGCCCactatttctttaatttgggTCTCGGCTAGAGGTTTGTGCCTATTCATGCATTGTGCAGTTCAGGCGGGGATTTCTCAACAGCACCTCTGCCCcgattatttttgtaaaattttaaatcttatatatatataaagtaaatatCGTTTTAATGTCAACCTAATGAGAGCAAAGTGTGACAAGGAACTTATCGTTGTCCTTATAGGACATGACCATTTTTAGTGAAAGATGAGTGCCTTTAGGTACTGCTTTAGAAACTGCGCCAAGTGTCTCTCCCACACGTGATTGCTAACCATTACATCTCATGCCTTTATTGGTTGAAAAAGCATTAGAATCTCAGTAATTTGGGTGGTAAATTGTATTGGAGTTATATCATAGACAAGACTTATACGTAGTATTGTGTATTTGTCACTTCAATAACTCATGCatgtattaaaaaggttattttctctttgggaaaGAGGCTAAGCCCCACCACAAGGTAATATTAAAGGATAATACAAAATACTATTGCAATGAAACTATAACTTTGATTAcgatctatttatttttttatcatttaaaatgagAATTCAAATGCAGTACAGTGATTCAAATTTAAGAGAGAGGTGACTCAGTTGAGGATATAATAtatcttttgaatattttatacaaaaatcattattctttgattttctaaataataaaaagttaaatttttgttctattctgttttgtttaatttgtgttatcctatattttttttatatttaacatgaaacaaaaatatttattttatttagtgtcataatttttaacaaatcaaataaacccTTAATCTTTAAGAAGTTATATATTCTTATTGGTCCGGgcaaattttctaattttacacGAAAAAACACCTTTTGTTTCACCTGTTACTGCTGAactataatcttttaaaaaattctaataaaatgttttaaattgtttattatccaaatttaatagttctttttttctcatgaactaaattataatatgtttaccataaattatttttaatttaatttttcctaacttaataagtatttaaaattttatttttgaaaaaataaaatccaaattctcttttaattgaattttcaatttgtagagccttttctttgttttaatccaattgtttttattaatagataaaaaatagataaataaaataataaatgaaaaagccACAAAGACATTATTAGCACACAAAACCTTCCTTCTAGTAAaaggggtaaaaaaaaaattgttgacgaAGGAAAAGATGAAAAAGCATGAGATAAGAAAGTGTATATATAACGGAAAGTGTTGATGCACcgattgatataatttttgaagCCCTAACTTTGAATTGATTTCGAATAAAGTAAAGCAATTAAGCACCAAGAGTAGATGGGCCAAAGCATTTTCCGAACGCAACACAACGCATGCTATGATGCTGGCGTTTCAAACAACATGCCTACATTACGTAATTCTCTTTGAAGCGCGCTTTGGTTTATATTAGGTTCATGATTGCGATTCGCAACCCCTTTGGATCGATTGCAATTCGTGATCTTTAATTATGTGAATTGAAGTGTGACTGCTCCTTACAACTTGAAAAACAGAACATGTTCCATCTCGGAGATAGACCccacttcttttcttttatatgcTTTCATGTCATTAAGCAAATGAATGGTCAATGTGACTGATAAATCATCCACTGTACCTTCTTGTGAAATTTCTTCATCTCTATATTCTCGCAACttagtgcatatatatatatgtgtgtagaCCGTATTCCCTAGCTGTACGTGAGAATCTCATCCCTTCAATTTTTTGCTTTCTAAATGATATCAGCCACCccccactttttttctttctttctttgactACACATGTGCATGAATATACTTCAATTTGTCACTTTTCTCTTAGCCAAagtaaaataatgttaaaagtaGTATAACACAATTAACCATTAATGAAAGAATCACCAGCTTTTACAAACATTTTCACTATATTTCTCCTCATTATAGCAAATAAGTATTTAAAGTGGAGCTCATTAtagttttatttctttcctcTCTATTTCACATGTATCaaataatttcatttcttttatcatcCTTTTTATTACCACTCTCCCCTCTCATTTTCTTacctatttctatttctatgcTACCAAGTAGAATGTTAATGTTGATGTTAAGTTACTAAAATCAAACAtcgtatataaagaaataaaataaatcatttataagtacttagtttaaataaaataaaataaaattattttttatgagacgataaataatttttataaaagataaatttgtttaaatcagataaaattattatgaataataattttttttctaactatTATTTAAGGTAACTACAagctcaaaatttaaatttgagactATTAAATACATATTTGATTTATCATTgcaaataaacattaatataaaattacttttgcaAGAACATCTGTACTTTATTTTTTGTGGTCAGTTTCTTTTAGATCCTTGGATTTTATTTCGAAATTCGTAACGACAAATTAAATGGTAAATGAAACATTGTCTAATTTATTTAATcggaataaatttatataagctAATTTATCTATTGCTAGTAAATTAAATCAACTTTgcggataaaaaaaatggattttaaGAAATTGATGTTAATCAACAAAATGAAGAGATTATCTGAAGGAGTGGATGGAGTGTGGAGATTAGGATGatgattacaaaaaataaaagtaaaaggttAGATGATGATTAGTCAAAGAAAGAATGATGACAAAGATAACCTGAGATATAGACGCATGGGTTTGCTTCATATGCTaagaacatatttttttatttcggcTTGCCGAAAATGCATGTAAGGACACGGCCTGCTTAAGGAGTGTGGCATTTAGCATAGCATAGCAAAAAGGTACGAATGAAGTGCATAAATGGTTGAGTGTTCACTCTTGGTGAAAGGACAGGCTATCACGTCGAGGGCAAAGAACACACAAAGAGTGATGGCAGTGGGGTGAATAGAGGAAAACAAAGGTggcaaaagagagaaagagagagaataaaTGAATGGTTGATAGTGACATGCACTGAGCACAAAAACCCTTACCCAATGCTCACACATAACACACTGACCCACAAAGCAAGCCAGGGCCTGGAACTGGGAATGGATTTATGGGGCTACacagctttttttttctttctttctttctcatttggTGGTTTTTCACAGTGCTCCAGCCGATGCTACCTGCCGCAACTATAGGTACCTATATCGTCCAGCTAGGGTTTCTGTAGTGACGTGATAGCATGACCTCACTCCCAATTAATTAACTCCTTGCACTTGTTCAATTACCAATAAACGTTCCTTCTGTGGtgttttatgtataaaaaaattcatgggCTAGAATCgatgtttaaaaatttataacactTCTTCATCATTCAAATGATACCAAGGTAACTTATGTAATCTTTTTATtcataagaaaaaattgaagataattatgaaaatatcatGATATTTATAgatgaatttgtttaaattttaaaaaatgattttaaatagaaatatttatttaagtagcaaataagattttttttcttataataaatacaaattatttttaaagaaattttttaaaataattattttaataaataagtttaaacaataCGCTATAATAATTCACACACATAGCACTAACtttgttttcttataaaaaaaattaatatcatgtaAACAATCTTTCATAATGCGTTTCGTCATCGAATAATTAACCTTATCCTAGTTtctctaaagaaaaaaaaaaccttatcctagtttcttttttatttcctctTTACTTTCAACTATTGCCATcacaattgataaaaaaaaaataaatttaaaatacaaaggtatattattttaaattaatggatTTAAGTAAAAGAAATGTACAGTAatggtaaataaaaaaagaatctatGCCAAAATTTAAACAAAGCTATAGAATTTGTTAACACTTAGCTATGacggtttttaaataaaaaaaaatctgtcatATGAAGTTTTTTGTGTAAATTAAATGCCGACACATGAATATTACGTATACAAACACATGCCCATAGATATACAGTAGGCAGAGGCTGACATTTTTATGTATGTCGTGCTCCTCCGAAGGCATGAAAGTTGAAACATACGGAAATAAGACATCGTGGACAATAGAGTCTCGTGACCAAAAGAATTGCCTACTTTATTCACTGCTATTGAAAAATGAATACAACAAAATTTGCTTTTAACGTCAAttatatacaattatattatatacagtaataataaatcaataagCAGTCAACTTTTCGAAAAACCGAAACgaactttatattaaaaaactcagtaaactctattttaaattacaactttttgTGGAAAATAAATACTATATTAATCTGTGAATGATTAACTTATAATAGATTAAAGTTAGTGAAATGagtttttgttacaaaataccTTACCTAGTCATTGTAAGGCCTTCTTCAGGGTAACTAAATATATTCTTCCTTCTTCTCAGCTAGTACTTGGTGTTTCATTTGTTAAGGGACCTCTAATTAGACCTAGATCCATTGAGCTGATTAAGTACATGTTTGGAAACTCCTTTAAAATTTTGGTTGCACGAATTCTAATGCGTTTAAATGGAAAAATACACATTCCGAAGTAAAGCTTGTGAGTGTTAGaggaaaaatgattttataattggTACTTATTTTCACTCtatctctttttctattttttttttatttttcttcaatcaaatatttttatttttacttatttttacacaactcttttatttttatctatcacatttttcttttctctatccAATAGGACAAAAAGAAATTCAGTTAATTTTAtccatttataatatttaagctTTATTAATTTCAGATATAacctaaatatgttttttaaatatatatatatatatatatctgcaatctacaacataattttttttgttggtattttaaaataataaatattaactcTGCCCcgcataaaattaattttttttaaagtaagatgttaatttaaaaataaaataatcgtaacattacaattttattttctttaaaaaaatagaaaaacactGTAAAATGTACAGTACCTTGCATGGTGCAGTGCTGCTAGTGTGCACATATAtacatgtattttatttattacaggTATGAGATTCTATGCATgaattaagaaaagaagaaaaaataatacagTACTAATTACTAACACGTTCAGTTCAATTCACCATACGAGGCAGCAACTGAAGCTTACGTCAACTGTGGATTATACCCTGTCTGTCACAGtcattgtttattattattattttaattttttctgtttAGTTGTGGTTTTGGGGGTCGAACCATTCATCCTGCACCTGTCTGCAGCAGATCTTTTGGTTAACGGCAGTGATCATATCTCCATTTACCGATAAATTGAAAAGCCGGTCACACTATTCTTAACCCTCTTCACTCCGTTTCCCTCGTGCTTTGCGGTTACCGCAATGATTACTATTAGTCACTGGATACTGATTGAACATTATGTCAGCTATATTTGTGGATTTCTAAGCCTCAATCATGAAAATCACTGAGTTATTACTATAATTAAAACCTTGGGATTTGTTACTGACACAGCGtaattaatcattttcattttcttaaaatattactGTAACTTATAC encodes:
- the LOC100809848 gene encoding uncharacterized protein, yielding MMSHSHQHPQPQQRRLLSQCLNQLREHPAESSFSSSQTHYKTKIPLCLIHSETTSTTSTPRHSFFGPKIVSSSPHQHYYFHEPHSPSSSFPCNCFNVSSRRWSAFKLGCTSMDPQVEFSSSLHSASEIIRKKKITGRQKREELEKEVAMLQKLLDQEEKFHEILEMVHSRPNGSSISIPNFLPPKMRELLGELVMVEGEIARLESQISELQADLKHEQEITKESKPKTWNQGNLSNSNNHLSTSPVPNPSPIRRNVQERMAFETKALHFISKAIKGDYNLNDFSYNDKTGFVKTSVEPKESKFQEDVKFHEKLPRKNGMVKPPSPMRDPRHPSPKFRERNPEMYLDLPTRSLLDPLLSEENDLKWQPNKLSESIMKCLNFIYVRLLRTSRAMELEKSGPISRSVHSSLSSRSFRVDIGSNPKPSLLLQKESRQQDPYGIFNTEESIPRDIGPYKNLVIFTSSSMDPKFISSPSSIPLLRKLRILMSNLQTVDLKSLTNQQKLAFWINVCNACIMHGFIQYGVPSTPEKLLALMNKATLNVGGNIINAQAIEHFILRKRDISNVKEVQRKGEWEEKESFVRELYGLEFNDPNVTFALCCGTRSSPAVRIYTADGVTAELEKSKLDYLQASILATSTKRIGFPELLLRNMLDFSVDTDSLVEWVCSQLPTSGTLRKSMVDCFRSHSNVKPSTIVEKIPYDYEFQYLLTI